Within Vicia villosa cultivar HV-30 ecotype Madison, WI linkage group LG1, Vvil1.0, whole genome shotgun sequence, the genomic segment CCTACATTATTCCATTCATACGATTTTGTAGTACActaaaatcaatttgaaaattcaaAGTAACTGAAATTGGTTTAACATTAATAGCTGGAATTTGGATTAACAGAAAACTAATTTTACATTACATTTCAACATGAATTTCATTTGAATTGAGAATCAAGTTTGTTACAACACAATGGGATCCCTATTAAGTTTTCACTAGGATCACCAAAGTTTCCCACCTTCCAACAAACAATCTCACTCATTTTTCCCCAAAACCAGTCACACATTCCTCCCCAATCCTTTCATACGAGTTGGTAACAAACTTCATAAAATATCTTGAGCACTCACTCGTATTTGGGCTCATCATAACACCCACCTCACCCTTAAATTATATCCTATAAATATCAACCTCACCCACTCCCTAAAGCTAGGCATAATTACATCTGAAAAGCTAAAGAAATTCTAAGTAGAATTACAAAAGCTTGCACAATCCTCACCAAAGCCTCACTAGAGCTCCATTGAAGTAAGCCTTTGAAGCTTCTCACTGAAGCTTTAGAGTTCCTGAGCAAAACCTTCAGCCACACCACCTTgcacaagagaagagaaaaaattaGTAGAAGTTAGAAGAGgtttggaaagaagaaaggaagaaattcagaaaaagaaaagaggaaattaCCTTGTGGATTATTTTGTGATTTAACTATTTCCGCTGCTATCTCTCCTTTCTTTGATCCTGAACTTATTCACTTTCTGAAGTTGTTTTCAAAGAAGTAAAAGATTCCACCATACAAAATTCTACCTCCTTCTTGtatatttttctcaccttcataTGTTTCTTTTACTTCTTTAAAATCTTCAGGGTGATGTTGAAGGAATCAATTAGAATTCACAGGGAATATTTGTGGTATGGTGACGAGGAGAAGAGAGGAATATCGTGGGTTAGTTGGGATGAAGTGATTAGAAGCATGGATAAGGGGGGTTTGGGGATTAGAAGTATAGAATCTTTCAAAGAGTCTCTCTTGTGTAAGTAGAGATGGAGATTTATTATCGACAAATATGTGTTATGGAGACCCTTACTCGAACAGAAATATGGTCAGGTGGATTCTTGTGTGTTGGGCAATAGGTTTTTGTTGTGGCAAGAAAATCATCACTAAGGTAGATGAATATTAAGTCTTTATATTGAGTGGAGGGTCGTGTTATGGACTATTTTTTAGGTAGAACTTCTTGCAGATTGGGGGCATGGAACAAATTTATGTTTTGGAATAGTAATTGGATAGATGGTGTCCTAGTGATGGAAGTGTTTCCATCCTTTTTTTAATCTTGTGTCAAATCCTAATGCAACAATGGTTGAAATGGGTACTTTTCTGGTAATACATGATGCTGGAAGTTCGTTCCAGAGAATGTGTTGCAGTAAGGAGTTGCTTTAGATGCTGAGGAATTCAAGTGAATTTTTGTCAGCATTGGTCCAAGGGTCGAAATCAATGATAAAATCATATGGTTCAATAATACAAAAGGGGAATATTCGGTAAGCGAATGCTATTTGGCTTGCTCAAGACAAGGAACTTCCATTTAAATGAGTACTAATTTGACGGATGCTACGGCCAACATTTGGAAGAGTTTGGTACCTTCAAAAGTTCATGTGTTCGATTGGAGATGTTTAAAAGATAGATTGGTAATGAAGGAGCAATTGTTCAGAAAGGGAATAATTTACAGCATTCACGATAGGGTATGTGTTTTATGTTTTTCCATGAATGAGACGATAGACCATCTCTAGTTATCATGTCCTTTTTCGAAAATTGTTTGGCAAAAGTTGCTTGTTTGGTTAAGGGTGTCCCAAGGTCAAACTGTGGGAGTCTTGGAACATTTATTATGGTTCAAGGATTCTTTGTGTGTCAAAGCTTCTTTAAAGAAGAAGTTGGTTATATGGCTGAGAACTTGCTAGACATTGTGGATCAAGCGAAATGCGATTTTATTCAAGAACAAGGTGTTTAATGTAGGCGACGTCGTTGatattgtaaaattatttttctggtttttacaTGTAATTGGAGTGAGATTCAAAATCCATTGGATTTTCTTAGGTTGAAGTAACTACTGTAATCGGGCAAATATCCCTTTTACTTTAGAAATAATCATTCCATTGTCTATTAAAAAACTATAATTTCATCTCCCCTGTAAGTCTGTAACTGAACAAAGAATTTTTTTACTAAATAATTACAACTTACACGAATGTGACGCTGGTGTACTTGGGATTCATAACCAAGAGTTTATCCAAAATTCGCACAACTTCCAAAATACCTATATGAAATAGATGGAAATGTGTTAAACTTTTGGTATCAGTAACATGTTTTTAAAATACCATACCTTGAAATTAGTAGCGGAGTCAAACTATAAAGTTTGGGGTCACcacaaaattaaattataatttatagatCAAATATTCATACCAcaatgtatataaaatatttaagttaTAATAAACATAAAGTTGACTATGAAATGTTTAAAGTGTGTTACTTAAAAATACCTTATAACAATTCTCTACGGTCTTTGAGTAGCTTGAAATTATCAATAATAGTGTCATAATCGATATTTGCAGCAATTTCTCTTTCAATGTGAATCATCATGCTATCTCCTAAAAAAATCAGCTTTCATTTTACTTCTCAATCTTATCTTGATAATTTTCATTGCCGAAAAAGATCTTTCGGAAGTGGTCGTAGATACAAAAAGAGTCATGACAAGGCGGAGCAATCTATTAATCAAATAGTAAATTTCATACCTTCTAGTTGCAACCAAAGAGGAACACAAGTCTTGAATAGTTGATAAATTCTTCAAAGTCGATGCTTGACGGGCGTCAATAATAAAATGTCGAAGTTGAAATTACAAATTAATTCTCTCTTGCTCATTAAAGACCATAGGATAATATTTTTCAACTAGAGTGCAAATAGTATCAAAGTTAAAAGCCCTATAGTTATCCTTAGGAGATAAAGCACAACTTAGAGTTAACAAATATTCAAGTCTTGTAATTGTTTGTCAATGgtagtaaaaaatattttaactctAAAATAATGCTCAATGGTTACCTGATTCTCTTCAAGACGAGAACGTCCAAACCTTGTTGTTGAATGGACATCATCAAGATCAGGAATCTCAATATCATGCTTTTCACAAAATGACTTCACATAAGTAAACAATTTATCCAAACCATCTTCTCTCAATTCTTGAATAAGAGTTTTTGTTGTACAAACCAAATGCATAGCATTAACTACATCCTGAGAttgttgttgtaaggcttgacaaAGCATATTTGTGACACTCATGATTTCTTTCATCAGATGCAATATGAATATAAAATCAATTGACTTCAAGTGATTGTAAGCACTATCAGCATCTCCACGGGAAGCATAATTTAATCCCTCCTTTGCAAATTTTCTAGAAATAATACAAGTTGCTTCATACATATTTATCAAGTTAGAAATGGAAGAGAAGCGTGATCCCCAACGAGTATCCCCAGCACGTCTCAAAGTACCAATTTGATTTTCACCTCTACCAGTTACAATCTCACCAATCTCTAATAAATGTTCAATTTCCTCTAACTGAGAAGCTTGTAACTCATCATGGCGCTTTGTAGAAGAACAAACAGAATTCACAATAAGAGTTATCTTATCAAAGAATTGATGAATTGATTTAACTTCTCTTGCTGCAGTAACCAAGGCAAGTTGCAATCGATGAGTAAAATAATGAACATGATATGCATAAGCACAATCCTTCATAGATAATGCTTGTAAATCGTTCCATTCTCCTCTCATGTTGTTAGCACCATCATATCCTTGACCACGAATGTTAGAAACATCAAGGTTATGTAGAGAAAGTATATCACATACTTTTTGCTTAAGAGTTAAAGTGTAGTGTCATTAACACATGCAAGACCAAAAAACCTATCTTGTATAAAACCATATTTATCAACAAATCTCAAAACAAGAGACATTTGCTCTTTTTTAGATTCATCACGAGCTTCATCTACAAGTATATAGAATTTGGAATCACCAATCTCTTCACGTATATGCTTTTTCACCCTTCTTAAGAGAATATGCAAGATCTCTTTTTGAATATGATGTGAAGTATACTTTCTATTAGATGGAGCATTTTCTAACACAACTTTTGCAATATCATTGTAACATGCCAAGAGTTTAATCAATTGAAGAAAATTACCTTGGTTTAATGATTCTTTACTTTCATCATGACCTCTAAAAGCACATGCTTGAAAAGTTAATCAACGAACTAAGTCAATTGAAGTATTGAGACATAGTCAATTCTTCTTAATGTCAATCGAACTTTGAGCTTGAACAATATTCCTAATGTGCCTATCTTGATTCAACAAGTCTTGACAAGCTTTCATAGCATTGTTGTGTGGTGAACAAGGATTCATCCCTATGTGTTTAAGAAAGGCACAATTCTTTCCATTTCTAACTTTCTTCCAACTTCTAAAACCTGTAGAAATGAAGACATCTGAACCCGGACGTCCACTTGGTCTTTTGCTAAAAAGATGGCATGGTAAACAATAAGACGCATCTTCTAAAGGTGAATATTCTAACCATGACGGAAAAAGGCTAAACCAAGCGTATTGAAATCTTCTTTTATGATCTTCTTTACCAGACAATGGATATTGCTCTAATTGAATTTGACATGGACCCCATTTCAAATAAGCTCTTCGTATTTCATCCATTTGGCTTAGTGGATATTCTCACATTGAAGGACGTTTTCCAGAATTATGTTCTAAAGAATTCTCAATGTCATCCAAATTCGGCTAAACTTTATTCACATTTTCTTCAATTCTTGGATTCTCTAAAACTCTTTGAAGTTCTGATATAGAAGCATTATTTTCTTCAGCTCTTTCTTTCCTCTTGAGTCAATTTTTCtactcttcatcatcaatcttgtgctacaaaatcattaaaaaaatacaatattacAACCATATTATAACACTATAACCttaatttaaaattgtttattCTCCTAAGTTAACATTACATGTTAGTAATTAAATTAGCAACCATGTTATAActttaatttagggtttttatgatCCTAACAGCCCCTGCTAGTTAAAATAAAcaattgaatcataaataaatagTAGTCCATATCTAAGTTAATTttcaaatagtcaagtccataGCTAACAATATTCAAACAACCCTGCTAATAGTATCTGAATAGTCAAGTAAAACAGCCCCTGCTAGACCCTAATTCATAAACAATAAAATCACTCTTCACCTTAATTCATAAACAATAAAATAGCCCCATAACCAAATAAAACAGCTCTATCTACTAGATATTGAAAGCACTTCCTGTACTACCAAATGACTTAACACTatagtttcaaaattaaaattttacacATACCATTCTTGACTATTGTTTTACATTTTCAATCACAAATTCAAAGAGATATTTAAGCTTTGTAAATTAGTAATAAATCTAGTAAAGTAATATAAgattttcaaaacttaaattACTCACAACTATgagaaagttttaaaattttcaatatgtTGTGATTAGTTTTTTCCTTCAAATCCAGAAATAGGGTTTGTCTCATGCTTGAATCCTAAAAGTAAGTATCAAAACTACAAGCAAGAATTATAAATACATTTGTTAGTAATGTAAAGAAATTAACCTCAATCTCAAAAGCCGGAGAAAAAGGAACAAATGTAAGACAAGCAGAGAAAGAGTAGTAAAAAGAGTGAAAGAGGGAGAGAGCTTAtgttttcaataaataaaaaaaagagaaagaggagaaaatgcCATTTGTTATGAATATTtgtgttagtggatgtccatccatctcctagttcttcatcttcctattccatacttaatatgtgtctaatatgtatgattttctatctcccctgagtcctataaatagagacccatattacaatgtaaagcacacttgaaagaagataatacaatattacttttctcttctctttctctcattcatctcttcatcatctctatattgttttggttaatttcataacacgttatcagcacgatactctacaacgcgagagatgatatagccaggttctacgttattttctaatcttaatatatttgaaccaatataatataatttatgattttgttactattttttttcttcatataaatatgtttatattttatatattttgtagagaaattgatttaccttgtacaataatattagatttctttgatcattcttgttaaattccg encodes:
- the LOC131613191 gene encoding uncharacterized protein LOC131613191; the encoded protein is MDEIRRAYLKWGPCQIQLEQYPLSGKEDHKRRFQYAWFSLFPSWLEYSPLEDASYCLPCHLFSKRPSGRPGSDVFISTACAFRGHDESKESLNQGNFLQLIKLLACYNDIAKVVLENAPSNRKYTSHHIQKEILHILLRRVKKHIREEIGDSKFYILVDEARDESKKEQMSLQKVCDILSLHNLDVSNIRGQGYDGANNMRGEWNDLQALSMKDCAYAYHVHYFTHRLQLALVTAAREVKSIHQFFDKITLIVNSVCSSTKRHDELQASQLEEIEHLLEIGEIVTGRGENQIGTLRRAGDTRWGSRFSSISNLINMYEATCIISRKFAKEGLNYASRGDADSAYNHLKSIDFIFILHLMKEIMSVTNMLCQALQQQSQDVVNAMHLVCTTKTLIQELREDGLDKLFTYVKSFCEKHDIEIPDLDDVHSTTRFGRSRLEENQDNYRAFNFDTICTLVEKYYPMVFNEQERINL